One window of the Camelina sativa cultivar DH55 chromosome 1, Cs, whole genome shotgun sequence genome contains the following:
- the LOC104709441 gene encoding uncharacterized protein LOC104709441, which translates to MRLFALEFKFEFRSLWSDKTRLILGCVDPSCNWKMRATKLKSSDFFVVIKYMGEHNCDRTYRNADHRQATAKLLGSFICSHFAEKKAGLKPKQIIERVRLDHGVHIKYKKAWRAKEAAQILVRGTPEDNYHNIAKWLFMAKERNPGSIVYLERDSGNKFKYVFIAFGPSIRGFDLLIRVIVVDGTFLKGKFKGTLLVATTQDGDHHLYPIGFAIVDSENDKSWNWFFMCLRTIIPDAPDLVFVSDRASSIAKALTDLYPASHHGICKIPPWKQHQKFAKIFIQIQDANPKLAEYLQKADFRKWARSNVPSNRYNIMTTNIVESFNSMLKEPRELSVLSLLETIRLTLTSWFHERREKATKHDKLVTPQVVKKLVLRFSDAMKLDVFQVDEDEFEVKDNINKFIVHLKNMHCSCCVFDIDKIPCIHAIAAAKRSNRDENQFVHICYWTGTWAKVYAESIHPNGDINDWTFPDVIGEFFCAPPFSKPNSGRPPKKESDLLENLGCQVRSLRATSAVDVAHQDTIRVHADLPYDYWCGRG; encoded by the exons atgcgGCTGTTTGCACTTGAGTTCAAGTTTGAGTTCAGATCTTTGTGGTCAGACAAAACGAGATTGATATTGGGATGTGTCGATCCTAGTTGCAACTGGAAGATGCGTGCAACGAAGCTCAAGTCATCTGATTTCTTTGTAGTGATTAAGTATATGGGAGAACACAATTGTGATAGAACGTACAGGAATGCAGACCACAGGCAAGCCACTGCAAAACTTCTTGGTTCGTTTATCTGCAGTCATTTTGCAGAAAAGAAGGCTGGACTCAAGCCAAAACAGATAATTGAGAGAGTTAGATTAGATCATGGTGttcatataaaatacaaaaaagctTGGAGAGCAAAAGAGGCAGCTCAGATTTTGGTTAGAGGAACTCCTGAGGACAATTACCACAACATAGCAAAATGGTTGTTCATGGCTAAGGAAAGAAATCCAGGATCAATTGTTTATCTTGAGAGGGATTCTGGTAATAAGTTCAAATATGTGTTCATTGCATTCGGTCCATCGATAAGAGGTTTTGATTTGCTGATAAGAGTGATTGTAGTAGATGGTACCTTCTTGAAAGGGAAATTTAAGGGAACTTTATTAGTAGCTACAACACAAGATGGAGATCATCACCTATACCCGATAGGCTTTGCTATTGTTGATTCAGAAAATGATAAATCTTGGAATTGGTTTTTTATGTGTCTTCGTACTATCATACCTGATGCACCAGATTTGGTGTTTGTCTCTGATCGTGCATCGTCCATTGCAAAAGCACTTACAGATTTGTATCCAGCATCACATCACGGAATCTGCAAAATACCACCTTGGAAGCAACATCAAA AGTTTGCTAAAATATTCATCCAGATTCAAGATGCAAATCCTAAGTTGGCTGAGTATTTACAAAAAGCTGATTTCAGAAAGTGGGCTCGTTCCAATGTTCCTTCAAATCGTTACAATATTATGACAACAAACATTGTAGAGTCATTTAATTCGATGTTGAAAGAACCACGAGAGTTGTCAGTTCTTTCTCTTCTGGAGACAATCAGGTTAACTTTGACTTCGTGGTTTCATGAGAGACGTGAAAAGGCTACTAAACATGACAAGCTTGTCACGCCGCAAGTAGTGAAGAAGTTGGTATTAAGGTTCTCAGATGCAATGAAACTTGACGTTTTCCAAGTTGATGAAGACGAGTTTGAGGTGAAGGACAACATTAACAAGTTTATTGTTCACTTGAAGAACATGCATTGCAGTTGCTGTGTTTTTGACATCGACAAAATTCCGTGCATTCACGCCATTGCTGCTGCGAAGCGTTCAAATAGGGATGAAAACCAGTTTGTTCATATTTGCTATTGGACTGGGACATGGGCTAAAGTATATGCTGAAAGCATACACCCGAATGGAGATATAAATGATTGGACTTTCCCTGATGTTATAGGCGAATTCTTTTGTGCACCTCCATTTAGTAAGCCAAACAGTGGGAGaccaccaaaaaaagaaagcgaTCTGTTGGAGAATTTGGGGTGCCAGGTTCGAAGTCTCAGAGCCACAAGTGCAGTAGATGTGGCACATCAGGACACAATAAGAGTACATGCCGACTTACCATATGATTATTG gtgtGGTAGAGGATGA